The genomic DNA ttggtgagttgctggtacacactgctgccactgtgcgtcagtggtggagggagtgaatgtttgtggatggggtgccaatcaagcgggctgttttgtcctagatggtgtcgagcttcttgagtgttgtgggagctgcacccatccaggcaagtggagagtattccatcccactcctgacttgtgccttttagatggtggaaagactttggggagacaggaggtgagttactcgccacaggattcctagcatctgacctgctcttgtagccatggtatttatatggctactccagttcaatttctggtcaatggtgacccccaggatgttgagagtgggggattcagcaatcgtaatgccattgaatgtcaaagggagatggttagattctctcttgttggagatggtcattgcttggcacttgtgtggcacgaatgttacttgccacttatcagcccaagcttgaacggTCTGAATGATCTTTTCTCATAGCATGTTTAACATTTAAAATTCAGCAGCAAGTAAAGGTGGAATGAAATGTAACGTTTATTCTCAACAGGATTTGCTGCTCAAGGATGTACAGTAACAGTCAAGCAAGAACCTTTCATTGAACAACTCTCAACCAACAACATGACCATCGGGTGCACCTTCACTGCTGTCAATTGCTCAGGTTCTGCTAAAGTGCTATGGTTCAAGATCAACGTCAACAAAACGAGAAATCTGTGTTTGGGACACTGTTCAAGTACGGAGACTCCGGGGAAGTTTACTCTTCCCAGCTCAATTTCCACAGGTGACGCCACCTTGAGAGTTCAGCATGTGATCCACACTGACAGTGGTGTGTATTACTGTGGTGTTGCCTTCCAGAGTTCCTCCTCAGTCAAGTCCAAACAATTGGGAAGTGGCACAACACTGGTGGTCAGAGGTTAGTCGCAAGTTTGAGGTTTCCTAGAaattgactcagcaacaatgcagtGGACACCATTGCAGTAACATATTGTGTAAACATTGCATCTTCCTGTGCACTTTTGGAAACATTTGGACAGATTAAGTGAAGGAGCAAAAACTGTGGAAAATGGATGGCGGGGGAAGGGCAGTAGGTGGAACTGTCTGCAAATTATTAACCTAGttagaaaattggctgagtggaagcAGATAGAGAGTCGGGATAATGGGGAGATAGCAGGATGTGACTGGGGgtttcccacaaggatctgtgttggggcctctacTATTCACTGACtcaatgatgggatagaaagccacataaccAACGTAaccaaatgtgaggtcattcactttggatctaaaaaggcTAGAACAGAATATTTTCAAAATGATGAAAAGCCAGAAaaaaggtccaaagagacttgggtggcCCAGAtaccacagatcattaaaatgtcttgaacaggtacagaaaataatcaaaaaggttaatggaattctGAACTTTATATCTAGAGGTCTAGAATAAAaagggatagaagtcatgcttcagctatacaaagaccTGGTTAGACTATACtggagttactgtgaacagttctggacaCCTTATGGAGGATGtactagccttggagggagtgtagcatAGGTTTACCAGCATGatagctggactccaagggttaagctacagGGAGGGGTTACACAgactagggttgtattctctggaatttagaaggttaaggggtgatttgatcaaagttttcaagatattaaggggaactgataggaaaAATAGAgcaaaactatttctgctagttaaGGAGTTTAGGACTAAGGGGcagagtttaaaaattagagccagacctttcaggagtgaaattaggaaacacttgtacacacaaagggtggcagaagtttggaacgctcttccacaaatggcaactgatgcCATTAATTGATCATTTTAAAACtcagattgttagatttttgttaaccaaaggtattaagggatatggggcaaaggtgggtacgtGGAGTAAGATCATAGATCAACCATTATcgcactgaatgacagaacaggctcaagggactaatGGCCGCCTTCTATTCCTGTGTTCCCAGAGAAGCATTGCACATTATGAAGTCTATATGGTTggcaataaaaaaaaaagttacaatgTATATTTGGCAAGTTGTATCATTGAAAAGATAATGGCCTCCATTTGTAAGATATAAGTTACCGTTACATCCTAACTTGTGCATTGCATGCTTGAAGTTGCTTAAAGGGCTCGGTACAGAGAAGGCTGTTTCTAGTTTGAAATTTGAGAGTGTCCGTGGTTTAAGAATGCCTCTTGTATATTTTACCATGCAGGTTATTCAGGTCTCAATAAGTGTTTTTTTATTTGGGGAGTGTCCGTTTGCATTGAGTTTCACGGCCGTTGATCGACTTCATGTGAGATGTATCTTTTCATTCACTTACGAAAACACACACTAGCGTCTGAACAGAGTATTGATCTGCAGTTAACATTGGGATGTTAATTACACGCTGACTGGGATTTCACTGACACACACCAAGTTATgtgggactgtgtacagttctggtctctatgtTACAAAAAGGACACCGAGGCACTGGAGTAATTTACAAAGGTGACACCAGAACTGGGAGGTTACAGCCATCAGAAAAGACTAAATAAACTGGGGCTCTTTTTGGTGGAAAGGAAAAGGTTGAGGGTGACCTAACaaaagtctttaagattatgaaagagtttgatggggtagacgtagagaagatgcttccatttgtgggggacggtcataaatataagatagtcactaataaatccaataaggcattcaggagaaacttctttagtgTGTGATGAGAAtggactcactatcacagggagtagttgaggtgaatagcatgtaaggggaagctggataaacgcagaagggagaaaggaatagaaggatatgctgataggattagatggagAGTGGGAAGCAGCATGTGTGGAGCATAAAAaggccagcacagaccagttgggccaaatggcctgtttctgtgctgttgttTCTATGTAATTCCTCCACCCTTGGCTCCTGCCTCCTGTCTGCCCTGTGTCTGAGCTGGGCCACTCCGAGCTGGGCCACTCCGGGCTGGGCCACTCCGGGCTGGGCCACTCCGGGCTGGGCCACTCCGGGCTGGGCCACTCCGAGCTGGGCCACTCCGAGCTGGGCCACTCCGAGCTGGGCCACTCCGAGCTGGGCCACTCCGAGCTGGGCCACTCCGAGCTGGGCCACTCCGAGCTGGTTCTCACCACCACCCTTCGTAGGTTCAGATAAACGGAACACATTCGTCAAGCGGCCATCTTCCCATACTGACCAGATGCAACAGTGACAACAGTGAGCACAGGAAGGTGACAAAACAAATTACAATgacaagataaaataaaataagctCAGCAGTTTCTGGCCGATGATTAATATGTTCCAGTAGAGATTAAATAACAGACATCTGTTTATTTTTCATTGCAGAATACggaaatagcatcatgggatcaGATCTATGGCTCCAATCGACACTGATAATCATTTTCCTCCTGTATGCCATCTGCATCACCATCCTCCTCATAGTAAGATTCCGACAGCCCATTTTAACTTCTCAATTGCCATTCACAGCAGGAGAGCAAACCCGGAGACGGGAAATAAACAAGCACAAAGAGGAAGGAATTTTGTGGCAGCTTAGGGTTTTTACTTTAAATTAACTCTCAGGACGTGGGcattgcaggcaaggccagcatttattaccctccttcctgccaatggaaacagtttgtcCTTACTTACTCTTATCAAAATCCCTCAAAAAATTTTTTAACACCTTTattcaatctccccttaaccttctctgttctaaggaaaacaatcccagtctctccacatcactgaaatccctcatccctggaaccattccagtaaatctccttcaCATCCTCTCCCAGGCCCGGgtgccttcttaaagtgtggtgcccagaactggccacaatactccagttggagctgaaccagtgttttataaaaggtttaccataaattccttgctttagtactcgatgtctccatttataaagtcATGGATCCTGTATGTTATTTCTTTGAAAAGCTTTCTcaacttgtttagtttagtttagagatacagcactgaaacaggcccttcggcccaccgagtctgtgccgaccatcaaccacccctttatactaatcctacactaatcccatattcctaccacatccccacctgtccctatacttccctaccacctacctatactaggggcaatttataacggccaatttacccatcaacctgcaagtctttggcatgtgggaggaaaccagagcacccggaggaaacccacgcagacacagggagaacttgcaaactccacacaggcagtacccagaattgaacccgggtcactggagctgtgaggctgcggtgctaaccactgcgccacctctaAAAACTTGTCTATGTGAACTCCCAGGTAtctcagttcctgcaccccctttaaaatgatACCATTGTTGCAAATATGTTTTTAACAtgttaattctcaggatgtgggcgttgctggcaaggccacaatttattccccatccctagttgccctgagaagatggggTGCAATGCAGTGGCTTTTTAGGCCACTTAAGAGCcaatcacattggtgtgggacgAAAGTCACGTTCaggcccagaccgggtaaggacggcagatttccttcctttagGGATaacagtgaaccagctgggtttttacaacaatccaacagcctcATGGTCACGTTTACGGAGAACAGCTTTTTATttccaagttttttttttgtcttaagctgcattcaaattctcaaactcacCGGCCTCTGGGTTACTCGTCTAGCAACATAACCAGTGCTGCCCGAAACTATTGGCCTGCTTAACATGCTGTAATTGACAATAACCATAAACAGAAATTGGTTCCTGCTATTTGCCTGATGTGGGTAGTTTAAGTGGTGGGGACTGTACTTGTGAAAATGTGTAACAAAGGTGAATGAAATATCTCACCTGCCTTTATCTTTCCACAGCAAACCATCAAAGCAACAAGACAAGCTAATTCCTCCCCCAAGCACAGCAGCAACGATGTATGTAGATATTATTTCCCTTCTATTATTAATGCATTATCCTTTTAGGTGCAGTATTAAAATGGAGGCCCGGTCTGCCTAGACTGGTGGACAGTAAAGATCCCACAGGGACAGAAtgctggtcaggacactgggggagCAGGGAATGACCACGCCTCCCCcacttgtttttttattcattcatgggatgtgggcgtcactggccaggccagcatttattgcccatccttatttgcccttgagatggtggtggtgagctgccttcttgaaccgctgcagtccacagtgctgttaggaaggaagttccaggattttgacccagcgacagtgaaggaatggcgatatagttccaagtcaggatggtgtgtgacttggaggggaacttgcaggtggtggtgttcccatgcatttgctgcccttgtccttttagttggtagaggtcgcgggcttggaaggtgctgtctaaggagccttggtgcattgctgcagtgcatcttgtagatggtacacactgctgccactgtgtgtcggtggtggagggagtgaatgtttgtagatggggtggtaatcaagcgggctgctttgtcctggatggtatcgagcttcttaagtgttgttggagctgcacccatccaggcaagtggagagtattccatcacactcctgacttgtgccttgtagatggtggactggctttgtggagtcaggaggtgagttactcgcctcaggattcctagcctctgacctgctcttgtagccacggtatttacatggctactccagttcagtttctggtcaatggtaactcctaggatgttgatagtgggggattcagcgatggtaatgccattgaatgtcaaggggagatggttagattccctcttgttggagatggtcattgcctggcacttgtgtggcgcgaatgttacttgccacttatcagcccaagcctggatattgtccaggtcttgctgcatttctacacggactgcttcagtatttgaggagtcgcgaatggtgctgaacattgtgcaatcatcagcgaatatctccacttctgaccttatgattgaaggaaggtcattgatgaagcagctgaagatggttgggcctaggacactaccctgaggaactcctgcagtgatgtcctggagctcagatgattgacctccaacaaccacaaccatcttcctttgcgctaggtatgactccaaccagtggagagttttccccaattcccactgacttaaattttgctcgggctccttgatgccatactcggtcaaatgctgccttgatatcaagggcagtcactcatctcacctcgagttcagctcttttgtccatgtttgaaccagggctgtaatgagatcaggagctgagtggccctggcggaacccaaactgagcatcactgagcaggttattgctaagcaagtgtcgcttgatggcactgttgatgacaccttccatcactttactgatgattgagagtaggctgatggggcggtaattggccgggttggacttgtcctgctttttctgtacaggacatacctggacaattttccacattgcaggatagatgccagtgttgtagcttcctCCCTACCAGCCCGACAATCCTTCCCTCAATCAAAAGCTGCAAAAAACCAAAACAGATCAACTCGTCATTTAGCTCTTTCACGGTTTGTTGGGCTCTTACTGTGCagcaattggctgctgcctttgttACTGCGTTTCAAGAAGTAACAAATCAGCTTTGAAGCTTTGGGATGGCCCCGAGTgggtgaatggtgctatataaatgcagacccTTTCGTTCAGGGTCTAATAACCCTCATTTATACTCAGATATCGAAAGATCAAGCTGTGCCTATCCTCCTCTTTAagccagtgtcagctgtggctcagtgagtagcagtctgccctctcagaaggttgtgggttcaagccccactccagagacttgagcacaaaaatctagactgacactcccagtgcagtactgatggattgccagactgccagaggtgccgtcttttagatgaaatgttaaaccggggCCCCATTTGCccccttgggtggatgtaaaaggcactactttgaagaagagcagggtgttccacctgatgtcctgggactaatatttatccctctacaAATATCACTAaatgagtaaaaataattaatatggggagggccaacttcaatggctgagaacagatctggcccaggtaaattggaatcgaaGATTAGCCGGCAAAATTATAATGGAATAATGGGCTGCCTGCAAAGAGGAGATCGTTcaagtacagttgaggtacattcccacacggCGGAAAGGTCGGACAAACTAATCCAGAGCTCCCTAGGTgatgacagtgagagagagtaagatgaagcagaaaaagggtgtagaTGACAAatatcaggtagataatacaattgagaaccaggctaaatatataaagttcagagggtaagtgaaaaagtagcaagagaaacaaagagagagtatgagaagagactggcagctaacctaaaagggaatccaaaagtcttcgacaggcatataaatactaaaatggtggtgaaaggaggagtgagaccaaaaaggggatttatacatggaggcagggggcgtggctaaggtactaaatgagaactttgtatttgactttaccaaggaagaagatgctaccaaagtcataatgaaagaggtgtttgagacactggatgggctaaaaattgataaagaggaggtattcaaTGTGCTTAAAGTTGacaagtcaccagggccagatgaaatgcatcccaggatgctgagggaagcaagggtggcaattgtggaggcactggccataatcttccaatcctcctcagatataggggtggtaccagaggcaggagaattacaaatgttcaaAATGGATGCAAGGACAAGCCTAGCAACTACTGGCCAATCAGTttcacctcagtggtgggaaagcttttagaaatgataattcaggacaaaattaacagtcacttggacaaatgtggattagttaaggaaatccagcacggatttgttcagggcaaatcgtgtttaattaacttgcttgagttttttgatgaggtaacagagagggttgatgagggtaatgcggttgatgtggtgtacctggacttccaaaaggcatttgataaagtgccacacaacagacttgtcagcaaacatGTGATGGTGCTATTAATACCCGAGGCCACGGCTGTCAGCACTGGCCTATTCTCTGAGTGGATTATTCCTGAGTGGACACCTTAAGAGGAGGCTGCTTCATCAGACCTTACTCCCATCTCTGATTGTAGAAGATCACTCACTGCTGTTTCACACGATTACACAGTGTGTCACATCCTGCACCAACAGACTGATTGATGTAACTGGGTTCCCAAGGTTTTAATTGCACTAGTGACAGTATTTGAGACAGAATATTGTTCTGGGCTTGGTCCTGTAGCAGATGGTACTCTGCATTTCCTGCTCTTTGGAGTCAAAGATCACTTTGCCTCTTAAACTAGAAAGCCAAGCTGATGGGTGGAGGAAGCAGAGTAAATAAATGCAGACTCCAAATCATACATGGAGGCTCACACCATTTGGCTATTAAACAACTAAGCTACTAGGCTGCTTCACAGTACTGACCTCTCCTTTTAATGGTGAGCAGCAGTCCTTTAGGAACTACTGGCTCGTCTAATTTGTTTTTGCCTCCCAGCGAACTGGAAGGTGTAGGTGAAGGAAAAAGGCTTGCCTCTCAAAATTTGGCATGGCCAAATTGGGCTTTGAAGTGTCCTGGACCAGTGAGGCGAGGAATTCTGCTGGTCATGGGACAAAAAAGTCTCTTGATACGACGTGAAATTCTAGCCATAAATTTGTACAACCTGGGAAACCATCTTCCCATTCATTATTAGTGACATCTTGTCAAAAACAGGTAGCAAATGCTCAAAGTCAATTAAATACTCAGTGCACCTAGTCATACTTATAACCATCAGAGTTAATGGTGGTCATTTTTACTCCTTTTTCTCCCCTACACTGTTAGAATTGTGTCTGCATGAAGCAGAGTGTCAGTTGTGGCTGTACGtggtatttgctgtaagtgtagggAGGAGGAAGGGTGTTAAAGTTGCTCTACCTCTCAACTGGGCATCCTTTCTTTAAGCCTTCTGTTGAAAGCATTTAATTGCACAATAAAAATTTCAATATTGATGGCAAAAGATAACTTAAAGATTAATGGTATGGGTTGGAACATTGTTCTACCTCTGGGATCAGAGTTTGAATCGGTTAAATTGCCCCACCTTTCCCTGTCTGAGCAGTAACACATCCGAGGTTTCCCTACTCCCCACTCAGTTTATACAGGATGAGTTTGCAGCATTGAATGAACAGACCACAGGGCTGTAGTGGGGAATTGTAACTCCAGGCTGGTACTCTGTGGTTGGGGTTAAAGCAGGTATTGTTGGGGTGGAGATGATGctttctgtatctaacctgttccATTCGCATCCCAACCTCCAAAAATAAGTAATATTACAAGATGACTGGAGTGCTTTTGTTTCGAGCCTGTATGTCAAATTGCCTATCGAGGGCTCAGCATGATATTTAGGTTACATTGGAAAGGTACCTCATTTTCAGTGGTCTTGTTTGGAATAACTGTGTTCaaagtgcttctgtcatttcctttTCCTCTTGTTCCTACTCTGCCTTCATCATGAGTCCATCTATGTGATTGGCCATTGTGAACCCTGTAGTCTGGGCTCACACAAGAATGGAAAGCAGATTTCCCTGCCTGAAACTGCTGAAAGTTAAATTTGCAGAACCTTTTCTTGATGCCACAGCTGAGAAGAATTTTCTAATTTCTTCTGTCCAAGCCTGTGAACTCAACCACTTTCTGCTTTAACAAACCATGCAGGTAAACTTCCTCTTTGCTTCAGCCTTAACTTAAGTCAAATGTGGTAAATAATGATGGAATTTCTGGGGCCCTATTATCCTGTCAGTTGCATCACTTTGATTGCAGGCCCATTTTCTGCTGAAAAACATTTCTATTTTATGAAATTTGAACTTAAATTTTATTTCTATTCAACTAACAGATCAAGTTGGGTTGGAAAAAttggggtttgttctccttagacggcacagtggcgcagtggttagcactgcagcctcacagctccagggactcgggttcggttctgggtactgcctgtgcggagtttgcaagttctccctgtgaccgcgtgggtttccgctgggtgctccggtttcctcccaccgccaaagacttgcaggtgataggtaaattgcccctaatgtaggtagatggtagggaatatgggattactgtagggttagtataaatgggtgtttgttgggtggcacagactcggtgggccgaagggcctgtttcagtgctgtatctctaaataaagtaaaaaacaaaggcgattgaggggcgatttaatagacatgtacaaggttatgacaggcttgaataagttagacaaggaaaaagtgttccattaactcatggtacaaggactaggggacacagattgaaggcttttggcaaaagatgcagggggaatatgaggaagaacttttttacgcagtggatggtgatgacctggaactccctgcccacaagggtggtggaagtggagacaatgacctCAGAAGGGAActagatggccacttgaaggaggtagacttgcagggctacggggattgagtaggggagtgggactgactgactagctccgcggagagctggcatggacccgatgggccgaatgtcccccttttgtgctgtaaatgactctaaagcccatggaataaatgggacagtagcaacatggatacgaaattggctgagtgacaggaaacagagagtggtggtgatTGGTCCTTTTtcggactgaaggaaggtatatagtggggttcccgaggggtcagtgttgggccctctgcttttcttgatctatattgatGACCTAAACTTGACCTatacagggcacaaattcaaaatttacagatgacacaaaacttgtaagtattgtgaattgtgagaatagtgatttaatgtagaga from Heterodontus francisci isolate sHetFra1 chromosome 24, sHetFra1.hap1, whole genome shotgun sequence includes the following:
- the LOC137383547 gene encoding immunoglobulin superfamily member 6-like, giving the protein MALSKRLGKILFLYLQAASLPIAGFAAQGCTVTVKQEPFIEQLSTNNMTIGCTFTAVNCSGSAKVLWFKINVNKTRNLCLGHCSSTETPGKFTLPSSISTGDATLRVQHVIHTDSGVYYCGVAFQSSSSVKSKQLGSGTTLVVREYGNSIMGSDLWLQSTLIIIFLLYAICITILLIQTIKATRQANSSPKHSSNDLNEEQKSQAFKELAREFNRKYRNKNQETTLQEAQTDCAQHDDTVYQNA